A genomic window from Glycine max cultivar Williams 82 chromosome 17, Glycine_max_v4.0, whole genome shotgun sequence includes:
- the LOC100808550 gene encoding probable F-box protein At4g22030 has product MASFQTTAIFSSSFSSSPGKVNASIHVPNPPRVTYPVPKVPTRKLQIEEFNGSPVDSTPLEKNGITTHIYEGLFSPGKKSNKATTVQLYSILEAVADRIEMHRNIGEQRNNWNTLLLNSINMITLTATAMAGVAAATSGDTEPLLAMKLSSTLLFSAATGMSLIMNKIQPSQLAEEQRNATRLFKQLHSQIQTIIALGNPTEEDVKGSMEKVLALDRAYPLPLLGAMLDKFPAKYKPAVWWPSSHQFQRRSKTQESNNGWSEDLEMEMREVIEVVKNKDLEDYDRLGNIALKLNKTLAIAGPLLSGIAAVGSSFVGNGSWAALVPLMAGSLASAVNAFEHGGQIGMVFEMYRNCGGFFTLLEQTIQATLEEKNLDNRENGQVFEMKVAMKLGRSVSELRRLASKSASCRMEGIAVDEFSSKLF; this is encoded by the coding sequence ATGGCTTCCTTTCAAACCACAGCTATATTCtcctcttccttttcttcttctccaggAAAAGTCAACGCCTCTATCCATGTCCCTAACCCTCCCCGAGTGACTTATCCTGTTCCAAAAGTACCAACAAGAAAGTTGCAAATTGAGGAATTTAATGGATCGCCGGTAGACTCAACCCCATTAGAGAAGAATGGCATCACCACACACATATATGAAGGTTTATTCAGCCCTGGCAAGAAATCTAATAAGGCCACTACTGTTCAACTCTATTCAATTCTGGAGGCAGTAGCTGACAGAATTGAAATGCACAGAAACATTGGCGAACAAAGAAACAACTGGAACACCCTTCTTCTAAACTCCATCAACATGATCACTCTCACTGCAACAGCCATGGCCGGTGTTGCTGCAGCCACCAGTGGTGACACTGAGCCGCTTTTGGCCATGAAACTATCATCCACACTCTTGTTTTCTGCGGCCACTGGGATGTCACTTATCATGAACAAAATTCAGCCCTCACAACTCGCTGAGGAGCAACGCAATGCTACAAGGTTGTTTAAACAGCTTCATAGCCAAATCCAAACCATAATCGCTCTTGGAAATCCAACCGAAGAAGATGTGAAGGGTTCGATGGAGAAGGTGTTGGCACTTGATAGAGCTTACCCTCTTCCCTTGTTGGGAGCTATGCTTGACAAGTTTCCCGCAAAATATAAACCTGCTGTTTGGTGGCCTTCATCTCATCAGTTCCAAAGAAGAAGTAAAACACAAGAGAGCAACAATGGATGGAGTGAAGATCTAGAAATGGAAATGAGGGAAGTGATTGAAGTGGTAAAGAATAAAGACTTAGAGGACTATGATAGGCTTGGGAACATAGCGTTGAAGCTAAACAAGACTTTGGCTATTGCAGGGCCATTACTGAGTGGCATTGCAGCAGTGGGGTCTTCATTTGTGGGTAATGGATCGTGGGCAGCATTGGTGCCTCTCATGGCTGGCTCATTGGCTTCAGCAGTTAATGCTTTTGAACATGGTGGCCAAATAGGCATGGTCTTTGAAATGTACAGAAACTGTGGGGGATTCTTCACGCTTTTGGAACAGACTATTCAAGCCACACTTGAAGAGAAAAACTTGGACAACAGAGAAAACGGTCAAGTATTTGAAATGAAGGTGGCAATGAAGTTGGGAAGAAGCGTTTCGGAGCTGAGACGACTTGCCTCAAAATCTGCTTCATGTCGTATGGAAGGAATTGCCGTAGATGAATTCTCCAGCAAGCTTTTCTAA
- the LOC100809088 gene encoding LOW QUALITY PROTEIN: probable F-box protein At4g22030 (The sequence of the model RefSeq protein was modified relative to this genomic sequence to represent the inferred CDS: deleted 1 base in 1 codon), whose translation MASLQTTSSFSSSLRKFNASIHLPKPSRVTYSVPKVPTRKLLVEEFNASIQTSPLKKNAVTTHIHPDLFSPSSSKKSNKAIVQLYAVLDEVADRIEMHRNIGEQRNNWNSLLLNSINMITLTATAMTGVAAATSGDTEPLLAMKLSSTLLFSAATGMSLIINKIQPSQLAEEQRNATRLFKQLHTQIQTIIALGNPTEEDVKSSMEKVLALDSAYPLPLLGAMLDKFPEKYEPAVWWPSSHQFQRRSKTQESNNGWSEDLEMEMREVIEVVKNKDLEDYERLGNIALKVNKSLAIAGPLLSGIAAVGSSFVGNGSWAALVPLVAGSLASAVNAFEHGGQVGMVFEMYRNCGGFFTLLEQTIQATLEEKNLDKRENGQVFEMKVAMKLGRSVSELDDLPQNLLPVAWKELP comes from the exons ATGGCTTCTTTACAAACCACATCTTCCTTTTCCTCTTCTCTAAGAAAATTCAACGCCTCTATCCATCTCCCTAAACCTTCACGAGTGACTTATTCTGTTCCTAAAGTACCAACAAGAAAGCTGCTCGTTGAGGAATTTAATGCTTCTATACAAACAAGCCCATTAAAAAAGAATGCGGTCACCACTCATATACACCCAGATTTATTCAGCCCTAGCAGTAGCAAGAAATCTAATAAGGCCATTGTTCAACTCTACGCAGTTCTAGATGAAGTAGCTGACAGAATTGAAATGCACAGAAACATTGGCGAACAAAGAAACAACTGGAACTCCCTTCTTCTAAACTCCATCAACATGATCACTCTCACTGCCACAGCCATGACCGGTGTTGCTGCAGCCACCAGTGGTGACACTGAGCCGCTTTTGGCCATGAAACTATCATCCACACTCTTGTTTTCTGCGGCCACTGGAATGTCACTTATCATTAACAAAATTCAGCCATCACAACTCGCTGAAGAGCAACGCAATGCTACAAGGTTGTTTAAGCAGCTTCATACCCAAATTCAAACCATAATCGCACTGGGAAATCCAACAGAAGAAGATGTGAAGAGTTCAATGGAGAAGGTCTTAGCACTTGACAGTGCTTATCCACTTCCCTTGTTGGGAGCCATGCTTGACAAATTTCCCGAAAAATATGAACCTGCTGTTTGGTGGCCTTCATCTCATCAGTTCCAAAGAAGAAGTAAAACACAAGAGAGTAACAATGGATGGAGTGAAGATCTAGAAATGGAAATGAGGGAAGTGATTGAAGTGGTAAAGAATAAAGACTTAGAGGATTATGAGAGGCTTGGGAACATAGCTTTGAAGGTAAACAAGAGTTTGGCGATTGCAGGGCCTCTATTGAGTGGCATTGCAGCAGTGGGGTCTTCATTTGTTGGTAATGGATCGTGGGCAGCATTAGTACCTCTCGTTGCTGGCTCATTGGCTTCAGCAGTTAATGCTTTTGAGCATGGTGGCCAAGTAGGTATGGTCTTTGAAATGTACAGAAACTGTGGCGGATTCTTCACGCTTTTGGAACAGACTATTCAAGCCACACTTGAAGAGAAAAACTtggacaaaagagaaaatggtcAAGTGTTCGAAATGAAGGTAGCAATGAAGTTGGGAAGAAGCGTTTCGGAGTTG GACGACTTGCCTCAAAATCTGCTTCCTGTCGCATGGAAGGAATTGCCGTAG
- the LOC100809241 gene encoding aminomethyltransferase, mitochondrial, giving the protein MRGGLWQLGQSITRRLAHGDKKAVARRCFASEAELKKTVFHDFHVAHGGKMVPFAGWSMPIQYKDSIMDSTINCRENGSLFDVSHMCGLSLKGKDAAPFLEKLVIADVAGLAPGTGTLTVFTNEKGGAIDDSVITKVTDDHIYLVVNAGCRDKDLAHIEEHMKAFKAKGGDVSWHIHDERSLLALQGPLAAPVLQHLTKEDLSKLYFGEFRVLDINGSECFLTRTGYTGEDGFEISVPSEHGVDLAKAILEKSEGKVRLTGLGARDSLRLEAGLCLYGNDMEQHITPIEAGLTWAIGKRRRAEGGFLGADVILKQLEEGPKIRRVGFFSSGPPPRSHSEIQDEGGNNIGEITSGGFSPCLQKNIAMGYVKSGLHKAATKVKIIIRGKPNEGVVTKMPFVPTKYYKPS; this is encoded by the exons ATGAGGGGGGGCTTGTGGCAACTTGGGCAATCGATCACTCGCCGTCTTGCCCATGGAGATAAGAAGGCTGTTGCTCGTCGATGTTTTGCCTCAGAAGCTGAGCTGAAAAAGACAGTGTTTCATGACTTCCATGTTGCTCATGGTGGGAAGATGGTTCCATTTGCTGGGTGGAGCATGCCAATCCAATACAAGGACTCAATCATGGACTCTACCATCAACTGTAGGGAGAATGGTAGCCTCTTTGATGTTTCCCATATGTGTGGGCTGAGCCTCAAAGGGAAGGACGCTGCCCCATTCCTTGAAAAGCTGGTCATTGCCGATGTTGCTGGGCTTGCCCCTGGAACTGGGACGTTGACTGTTTTCACAAATGAAAAGGGAGGTGCAATTGATGATTCAGTAATTACTAAGGTGACGGATGACCACATATATTTGGTTGTGAATGCTGGCTGCAGGGATAAAGATCTGGCTCATATTGAGGAACACATGAAAGCATTCAAGGCCAAAGGTGGTGATGTGTCTTGGCACATCCACGATGAGAGATCCCTACTTGCTCTGCAG GGTCCTCTTGCTGCCCCCGTTCTTCAACACCTGACAAAAGAGGATTTGAGCAAGCTCTACTTTGGGGAGTTCCGTGTGTTGGACATCAATGGCTCAGAGTGTTTTCTTACCAGGACAGG GTATACTGGGGAAGATGGATTTGAGATCTCAGTTCCTTCAGAGCATGGAGTAGATCTTGCCAAAGCAATACTGGAAAAATCTGAAGGGAAGGTAAGATTGACAGGATTGGGAGCTAGAGATAGTCTGCGACTTGAAGCTGGATTGTGCTTATATGGAAATGACATGGAACAGCACATTACACCTATTGAGGCAGGACTAACATGGGCTATAGGGAAGAGGAGGAGAGCAGAAGGTGGTTTTCTAGGAGCTGATGTTATCCTGAAACAGCTTGAAGAAGGTCCTAAAATCAGGCGTGttggtttcttttcttctggTCCACCTCCCAGAAGCCACAGTGAGATTCAAGATGAAGGAGGCAACAACATTGGGGAAATCACCAGTGGTGGATTCAGTCCTTGCCTCCAGAAGAACATAGCCATGGGATATGTGAAATCTGGATTGCACAAGGCAGCCACCAAAGTAAAGATTATTATTCGGGGAAAACCCAATGAAGGAGTCGTTACAAAAATGCCATTTGTACCAACAAAATACTATAAGCCTTCCTGA
- the LOC100813904 gene encoding uncharacterized protein LOC100813904 (The RefSeq protein has 2 substitutions compared to this genomic sequence), giving the protein MLTVYAPRAVLKCHLHRDSASSQQPYSYPCKINNNVHLVNCNPKPFGTPCTNISFHSSSFSGKCDKLQKSLHLFHHVATHKWLCGLQDSISSDDEYRSSRNITISLFRRYRNFIDRGGGDNLKEFITAGVNAYALGCTDEGLRKELVDMKNSGIEIDVMQSYGGSTSLKSKIISEEVDECILWLSIIFITILCTPQPTIVRWSSTTPVSDEVRLQWKGFCALIANAYFMKGMAWLPVKTLQLEQTAVMGQAEKPSVVASRMRLVFSTLEVVSPQWPRA; this is encoded by the exons ATGCTAACGGTGTATGCTCCCAGAGCAGTTCTAAAGTGCCATTTACACCAGGATTCAGCTTCTTCTCAACAACCATATTCATATCCATGCAAGATCAATAATAATGTTCATTTGGTGAATTGTAATCCTAAACCTTTTGGCACTCCTTGTACTAATATATCGTTTCATAGTTCCTCCTTCTCTGGGAAATGTGATAAGCTACAAAAGAGCCTTCATCTATTCCATCATGTTGCCACACATAAATGGCTG TGTGGATTACAGGATTCCATTTCATCTGATGATGAGTATCGTTCTTCACGCAACATAGCCATCAGCTTGTTCAGGCGATACAGGAACTTCATTGATCGTGGTGGAGGGGACAATCTAAAA GAGTTCATCACTGCCGGGGTAAATGCATATGCGCTAGGATGCACTGATGAAGGATTAAGGAAAGAACTTGTGGATATGAAGAATTCTGGGATCGAAATTGATGTAATGCAAAGTTATGGTGGAAGCACAAGCTTAAAATCTAAGATCATCTCAGAGGAG GTTGATGAATGCATTCTCTGGCTAAGCATTATATTCATCACCATCTTGTGTACACCCCAACCAACTATTGTTAGATGGTCATCTACAACTCCAGTCTCAGATGAAGTTAGACTTCAGTGGAAAGGCTTTTGTGCTCTTATAGCAAATGCATATTTTATGAAGGGAATGGCTTG GCTTCCTGTAAAGACTCTTCAATTAGAACAGACGGCTGTGATGGGTCAGGCTGAGAAACCGTCAGTTGTTGCTAGCCGAATGCGTTTAGTCTTTAGCACACTTGAG GTAGTGAGTCCACAGTGGCCAAGAGCATAG
- the LOC100817094 gene encoding U3 small nucleolar RNA-associated protein 6 homolog gives MADVVQYRLERMVDELDDLEQRGLFSRREIAEIVKQRRKFEYRLKRPSPLKQDFLAYVEYETQLDALRRLRKKSVARELMKQGNKKLKKSKSDFAGLLRIMDIYELALKRYKGDIDLWFCYLEFCRLRKNGRMKKALANVIRFHPKVPGVWIYAAAWEFDHNLNVAAARALMQEGLRVCPTSEDLWVEYLRMELTYLNKLKARKVALGEDQGTLTRDPRSSDEKHWRDENSELFMPLGKRGDDDGGANVGSDESEKKQELFEEHGMNIFQTVYSGAVEAVPSSLSLRKRLFEILEGTNLSHYEDMCKEILNDMKRDFSTQPEFWDWLARHECDLEISEEGIIPQVEKAVQVYEEALKNVPSGTMFSLYANFLTDIIAPKEGETDINGSSGCAVNYISHLLSIYERAESMGCITEDLACKHVSLHLQLRQLDEAQKLAAKLCSGKLAESVELWGLRITIEIRCITGSSSSPSDADLQSLFELLQQILMKVSVSRSENLWLKALKFYANQRRYFDKLVEISVVTLVRDGGSENGFSLSSAIVSFILQKDGIQKTRDIYKRFLALPLPGLALYRRCIDLETNLASIGDKDGLINARKLYESSLATYDQNVSLWQDYYRLEIKMGTSEKATAIYWRARKVLKDASEFVTAPDM, from the exons ATGGCGGACGTGGTGCAGTACCGGTTGGAGCGCATGGTGGATGAGCTCGACGACCTCGAGCAGCGTGGTCTCTTCAGCCGGCGCGAGATTGCGGAGATCGTAAAGCAGCGCCGAAAGTTCGAGTACCGGCTGAAGCGTCCGAGTCCTCTGAAGCAAGACTTCTTGGCCTACGTGGAGTACGAGACTCAGCTCGACGCCCTCCGCAGGCTTCGCAAGAAGTCCGTGGCGCGCGAATTGATGAAGCAAGGCAACAAGAAGCTCAAGAAGTCCAAGTCCGATTTCGCTGGATTGCTCAGGATTATGGACATTTACGAGCTAGCTTTGAAGCGCTACAAAGGCGATATCGATCTCTGGTTTTGCTACCTCGAGTTTTGCAGGCTCAGAAAGAATGGCAGGATGAAGAAG GCCTTGGCGAATGTTATTAGGTTTCATCCAAAGGTTCCGGGAGTTTGGATTTATGCTGCGGCTTGGGAATTTGATCATAACTTGAATGTTGCGGCTGCTCGTGCTTTGATGCAGGAAGGTCTCAGAGTTTGTCCAACTTCCGAAGACCTTTGGGTCGAGTATCTTCGGATGGAACTTACTTACCTTAATAAGTTGAAGGCACGCAAGGTTGCTTTAGGTGAGGATCAAGGAACTCTCACCCGTGATCCTAGGAGTTCTGATGAAAAACATTGGAGGGATGAAAACAGTGAGTTGTTTATGCCTCTTGGCAAAAGAGGGGATGATGATGGTGGAGCAAATGTTGGAAGTGATGAATCAGAAAAGAAGCAGGAACTGTTTGAAGAACATGGTATGAATATTTTTCAAACTGTCTATAGTGGAGCAGTTGAAGCTGTCCCCTCAAGTCTCAGTCTTAGGAAGCGGTTATTTGAAATATTGGAGGGTACAAACTTGTCACATTATGAAGATATGTGCAAGGAGATATTGAATGACATGAAGAGGGATTTTTCTACACAACCGGAATTTTGGGACTGGCTCGCAAGGCATGAATGTGATCTGGAGATAAGTGAGGAGGGCATAATTCCTCAGGTGGAAAAGGCAGTTCAG GTTTATGAGGAGGCTTTGAAAAATGTGCCATCAGGAACTATGTTTAGTTTGTATGCAAATTTTCTAACAGATATTATAGCTCCTAAGGAAGGAGAAACTGATATAAATGGGTCATCAGGTTGTGCTGTAAACTATATATCACATCTCCTGTCAATATACGAAAGGGCTGAAAGCATGGGGTGCATTACTGAAGATCTTGCATGCAAGCATGTGTCCTTACATTTGCAATTGAGACAGCTGGATGAGGCCCAAAAACTGGCAGCAAAGCTTTGCAGTGGAAAGCTTGCAGAATCGGTAGAGTTATGGGGATTAAGGATTACCATAGAAATTAGATGCATCACAGGAAGTTCTTCTTCACCAAGTGATGCTGATTTGCAATCCCTTTTTGAGCTCCTTCAACAAATTTTGATGAAAGTGTCTGTTTCAAGATCAGAGAACTTGTGGCTAAAG GCTCTTAAATTCTATGCAAATCAAAGACgatattttgataaattggTGGAGATTTCTGTTGTTACCTTGGTCAGAGATGGTGGTAGTGAAAATGGATTTTCCCTTTCTTCTGCTATTGTAAGTTTTATACTTCAAAAGGATGGAATTCAGAAGACCAGAGATATCTATAAACG ATTTCTAGCTTTACCGCTTCCTGGTCTTGCTTTATATAGACGTTGCATTGACCTGGAAACAAACCTTGCATCAATAGGAGATAAAGATGGTCTTATAAATGCCAGGAAATTATATGAATCTTCACTTGCAACATATGACCAAAATGTCAGCTTGTGGCAAGATTACTATCGCCTAGAGATCAAG ATGGGAACATCAGAAAAGGCTACTGCTATCTATTGGCGTGCAAGGAAAGTACTCAAAGATGCTAGTGAATTTGTCACTGCCCCAGATATGTGA